In Deltaproteobacteria bacterium, the following proteins share a genomic window:
- a CDS encoding HU family DNA-binding protein produces the protein MNKSDLVETLRKETRLTKAKATGVVDLFFREISDA, from the coding sequence ATGAACAAATCCGACCTCGTCGAAACGCTACGCAAGGAAACCCGGCTCACAAAAGCAAAAGCCACAGGCGTTGTTGACCTGTTCTTTCGTGAAATATCTGATGCCC